From Chryseobacterium gallinarum, one genomic window encodes:
- a CDS encoding succinate dehydrogenase/fumarate reductase iron-sulfur subunit → MNSIRNLNLTLKIWRQKNRKAKGRFELYKINNISTNLSFLEMLDILNEQLIDEDKEPVAFDHDCREGICGMCSLYINGRAHGPDTGITTCQLHMRMFKDGEVITIEPWRSIAFPVIKDLITDRSAFDRIMAAGGFISVNTSGKTLDANAIAVPKEDADKAMDAAACISCGACVACCPNGAAMLFVGAKVSHFALLPQGRVEAKRRVLNMVKAMDDEGFGNCSVIGACEIECPKHISLDTIARMNREYMSAWINEKE, encoded by the coding sequence ATGAATAGCATCAGAAACTTAAACCTCACATTAAAAATATGGAGGCAAAAAAATAGAAAAGCAAAAGGTAGGTTTGAGCTATATAAAATTAATAATATCTCAACTAATTTATCATTTCTTGAAATGCTGGATATTCTCAACGAACAGTTAATTGATGAGGATAAAGAACCGGTTGCTTTTGATCACGATTGCAGGGAAGGTATCTGTGGAATGTGTTCCCTCTATATTAACGGAAGAGCTCATGGCCCGGACACCGGAATAACTACCTGCCAGTTGCATATGAGAATGTTTAAGGATGGAGAAGTAATTACTATTGAACCATGGCGTAGCATAGCCTTCCCGGTGATAAAAGATCTTATTACGGACCGCAGTGCTTTTGACAGGATAATGGCCGCGGGAGGATTTATTTCTGTGAATACATCCGGAAAAACATTGGACGCCAATGCTATAGCCGTTCCAAAAGAAGATGCCGATAAAGCAATGGATGCGGCAGCCTGCATCAGCTGTGGAGCATGTGTAGCTTGTTGCCCCAATGGTGCAGCTATGCTTTTTGTAGGTGCCAAAGTATCCCATTTTGCCTTGCTTCCCCAAGGGAGAGTGGAAGCCAAAAGAAGAGTTCTCAATATGGTTAAGGCTATGGATGATGAAGGATTTGGTAACTGTTCTGTAATTGGCGCTTGTGAGATAGAATGCCCTAAGCACATATCTTTAGATACAATTGCCAGAATGAACAGGGAATACATGTCTGCCTGGATAAACGAAAAAGAATAG
- a CDS encoding cyanophycinase codes for MSVTPCGKLLLIGGKENKEDGGNEEMREKNNNFRPGEILKLLAGSKDDRIEVITTASAEPESLQKTYTEAFEKIGYSNFGFLDICDEQLHTDYQIKRASAAKTIFFAGGDQNRICDVLKQSALKYILKEKYINEKDFTLAGTSAGAMCIPDIVILEANNGEAILEHDIKLDSGWGFIGNCIVDTHFVHRGRFGRLAHAVILNQDCWGLGLGEDTALVIEEGSTATCKGSGMTWLLNAEEIGQTNSKTVKNGEPIFAENLKVHILTDNCKINLRKGIFTGASYS; via the coding sequence ATGTCTGTAACACCTTGCGGAAAACTCCTGCTCATAGGAGGAAAGGAAAATAAAGAGGATGGGGGTAATGAGGAAATGAGAGAAAAAAATAATAATTTTCGTCCCGGAGAAATTCTTAAACTCCTGGCCGGTTCAAAGGATGATAGGATAGAAGTGATTACTACAGCCAGTGCTGAACCGGAAAGCTTACAAAAAACATATACCGAAGCCTTTGAAAAAATAGGGTATTCCAATTTCGGATTTTTAGATATTTGTGATGAGCAGCTCCATACCGACTATCAGATTAAGCGGGCATCAGCAGCCAAAACTATTTTTTTTGCAGGAGGAGATCAAAACAGGATTTGTGATGTTTTGAAACAATCCGCTTTGAAATATATCTTAAAAGAAAAATATATCAACGAAAAAGATTTTACCCTTGCCGGTACCAGTGCAGGTGCTATGTGTATTCCCGATATTGTCATTCTTGAAGCAAATAATGGAGAAGCCATTTTAGAACATGATATTAAATTAGATTCAGGATGGGGTTTTATAGGAAATTGCATTGTAGATACCCACTTTGTTCACAGAGGTAGGTTCGGCAGGCTTGCGCATGCCGTTATTCTGAATCAGGATTGCTGGGGTTTAGGATTGGGGGAAGATACGGCATTAGTAATTGAAGAAGGCAGTACCGCGACCTGTAAAGGATCCGGTATGACCTGGCTTCTTAATGCGGAAGAAATAGGCCAGACTAATAGTAAAACGGTAAAAAACGGAGAACCCATTTTTGCGGAAAATCTTAAAGTACATATCTTAACAGATAACTGTAAAATAAATCTCAGGAAAGGTATATTTACAGGAGCATCCTATTCATAA
- a CDS encoding SDR family NAD(P)-dependent oxidoreductase, protein MKSKSNFVLIIGATEDLSYKIARQLAINGYNLILVAQNIDELEEKSNRLKKIGAEVIAITKNLLRQEEVYSLYSELKLNGISPEILINNTGRELYGKLKNMDVHREIDIVNLNIISTMLLNDLFLKERMQEGSGKILNIIHAAHTSDPGYWIFHGVQCFILSWCHAFKDKLAHTGITLFTHVEEAADTDNTDNTDNTDEESIIHALLKINASKERNSFPDQNTKNSAEYRTVL, encoded by the coding sequence ATGAAAAGTAAATCTAATTTTGTTTTAATAATCGGAGCAACGGAAGACCTGAGCTATAAAATAGCCAGACAATTAGCCATAAATGGTTACAATCTTATTTTAGTAGCACAAAATATTGACGAACTGGAAGAAAAATCAAACAGGTTAAAAAAAATAGGGGCAGAAGTGATTGCTATCACAAAAAACCTTTTAAGGCAAGAAGAGGTCTATTCTTTATATTCCGAGTTGAAATTAAATGGAATAAGCCCCGAAATTCTCATTAATAATACGGGACGGGAGTTGTACGGGAAATTAAAAAATATGGATGTACACAGGGAAATAGATATCGTTAATCTCAATATTATATCCACAATGTTATTAAATGACCTGTTTTTGAAAGAACGTATGCAGGAGGGTTCCGGAAAAATCTTGAATATAATACATGCTGCCCATACTTCAGATCCGGGATATTGGATTTTTCATGGTGTGCAGTGTTTTATCCTGTCATGGTGTCATGCCTTTAAGGATAAGCTTGCCCATACAGGAATTACTCTGTTTACACACGTTGAAGAAGCCGCTGATACAGATAATACAGATAATACAGATAATACAGATGAAGAAAGCATAATACACGCTTTACTTAAGATAAATGCATCCAAAGAACGGAATAGTTTTCCGGATCAGAATACTAAGAATTCAGCGGAATACAGGACTGTTTTATAA
- a CDS encoding zinc-dependent alcohol dehydrogenase yields MKAAVIHSPGTITCDTVEDPGIKNPTDIILKVTSTAICGSDLHMYSGAIPQLRPMVMGHEFMGVVEETGKDITHLKVGDRVVVPFPISCGSCFFCRHDLPTACEHSNPDHYGPEGGLITEKGGALFGYTDLYGGYDGGQAQYVRVPYAHVGPRKVPENLTDEQVLFLTDIFPTGYTGVMWGNLKGGETVAIFGAGPVGSMSAKSSILHGAKKIIVIDTRQYRLNQIKNLTGCDTILWEDGKEVIQQIRDLTDGRGADLCIDAVGFEPDRNFLDRAKAVLNLEKGSIKVLEACMSSVRRGGTVSILGVYPVNYDNFKLGQIFDKGITIKAGQCNVHTIIDKLLDYVQSGQVVLDDIITHRLSLEDVAKGYDIFDKKLDDCVKVVLDPWKPSAL; encoded by the coding sequence ATGAAAGCAGCAGTCATACACTCGCCGGGAACTATTACTTGTGATACCGTAGAAGATCCGGGTATAAAAAATCCCACCGATATTATTTTAAAAGTCACTTCAACAGCAATTTGCGGAAGCGACCTCCATATGTATTCAGGAGCGATCCCCCAACTGCGTCCTATGGTGATGGGACACGAATTTATGGGGGTTGTTGAAGAGACTGGTAAAGACATCACTCATTTAAAGGTGGGAGATAGAGTAGTGGTACCTTTTCCTATTTCATGTGGCAGCTGTTTTTTTTGCCGGCATGATTTACCGACAGCCTGTGAACATAGTAATCCAGACCATTACGGGCCGGAAGGAGGCCTCATTACAGAAAAAGGAGGAGCATTATTTGGTTATACAGATCTGTATGGCGGGTATGACGGCGGTCAGGCACAGTATGTAAGGGTTCCTTATGCCCATGTCGGGCCCAGAAAAGTCCCTGAAAACCTTACCGATGAGCAGGTCTTATTCCTTACAGATATTTTTCCCACGGGATATACAGGAGTAATGTGGGGGAATTTAAAAGGAGGCGAAACGGTTGCCATTTTTGGTGCCGGACCGGTAGGATCAATGTCTGCTAAAAGTTCCATTCTGCATGGGGCAAAAAAAATAATAGTTATTGATACCCGGCAATACCGGTTAAATCAGATTAAAAACCTTACAGGATGTGATACGATTCTATGGGAAGACGGCAAGGAAGTCATTCAGCAGATCAGGGATCTTACTGACGGAAGAGGGGCAGATCTGTGCATTGATGCAGTAGGATTCGAACCCGATAGAAATTTTTTAGACAGAGCAAAAGCGGTGCTAAATCTGGAAAAAGGCTCTATTAAAGTGCTTGAAGCTTGTATGAGCTCTGTACGAAGGGGTGGAACGGTTTCCATATTGGGAGTTTATCCCGTGAATTATGATAATTTTAAACTGGGGCAGATATTTGACAAAGGTATCACCATTAAAGCAGGACAATGTAATGTTCATACTATTATTGATAAATTACTGGACTACGTACAAAGTGGACAGGTCGTTTTAGATGATATTATTACCCACAGGCTCTCATTAGAAGACGTGGCGAAGGGGTATGATATTTTCGACAAGAAACTTGACGATTGTGTAAAAGTTGTCCTCGATCCCTGGAAGCCTTCAGCACTTTAA
- a CDS encoding ferritin-like domain-containing protein produces the protein MATKILDTNSIKGASESTSGATKKPSASTKVNEDGKEDSNLHKFFVSALKDIYYAENAIIEALDKMQEAATTEELKDAFEDHQLQTKKHVSRLEKVFKLLDETPEKKECEAIKGIIKEGEEVIKSTEDGSMTRDAALIIAAQKVEHYEIATYGGLVQLALTMGHDKAADLLEKTLQEEEDTDYNLTEIAENYINFDAEQED, from the coding sequence ATGGCAACGAAAATCTTAGATACCAATAGTATAAAAGGGGCCTCTGAAAGCACTTCAGGAGCAACCAAGAAACCATCAGCAAGCACAAAGGTTAATGAAGATGGAAAAGAAGACTCTAATCTTCACAAATTTTTTGTATCAGCACTTAAAGATATTTATTATGCTGAAAATGCAATTATAGAGGCTTTGGACAAAATGCAGGAAGCCGCTACTACAGAAGAATTAAAAGATGCTTTTGAAGATCATCAGCTTCAGACAAAAAAACATGTAAGCAGACTGGAAAAAGTCTTTAAATTACTTGACGAAACACCTGAAAAAAAAGAATGTGAAGCCATCAAAGGTATCATTAAAGAAGGTGAAGAAGTGATAAAATCTACTGAGGACGGGTCTATGACACGCGATGCAGCATTAATAATAGCTGCACAAAAAGTAGAACATTATGAAATTGCAACATATGGAGGACTGGTTCAGCTCGCTCTTACCATGGGACATGATAAAGCAGCAGATCTTCTTGAAAAAACATTACAGGAAGAAGAAGATACAGACTATAATCTTACAGAAATTGCTGAAAATTATATCAATTTTGACGCAGAACAAGAAGATTAA
- a CDS encoding KGG domain-containing protein — MNTRNSRNRSSRGGSHSSDNLEEVYQLGYDHGYNDASQDEDYDDDFSEYEDYFDDEYDDDYDDDDYDDEDYDDEDYDEDYDDDDEDYDDDDDEDDNRGRRGRGNSGNRNQQRDSQGRFTSGGSRGGSRGRSGSGSRSGSGSGSRSGGRGRSSSSGSGSGTSRRGFASMSKAERTRIARMGGEASHGGGRSSGSGSRSRSNSGSDSGRSGSGRGSRSGSGNSSSGRGSSSGNGTSRRGFASMSKAERTRIARMGGQASHGGGRSSGSGRSGFGGRRNNS, encoded by the coding sequence ATGAACACTAGAAATTCAAGAAACCGCAGTTCAAGAGGAGGTTCACATTCATCAGATAACCTGGAAGAAGTTTACCAATTAGGATACGATCATGGTTATAATGATGCATCTCAGGATGAAGACTATGATGATGATTTTTCAGAGTATGAAGACTACTTTGATGATGAGTATGACGATGATTATGATGACGATGATTATGATGATGAAGATTATGACGATGAAGATTATGATGAAGATTATGACGACGATGATGAAGATTATGACGACGACGATGATGAAGATGATAATAGAGGAAGAAGAGGTCGTGGAAATAGTGGAAACAGAAATCAGCAAAGAGATAGCCAGGGAAGATTTACTTCCGGAGGCAGCAGAGGTGGTTCGCGTGGACGTTCAGGTTCAGGTTCTAGATCAGGCTCCGGTTCTGGCTCACGTTCAGGTGGAAGAGGCAGATCTTCATCATCAGGAAGCGGAAGCGGTACCTCAAGACGAGGTTTTGCATCTATGAGCAAAGCAGAGCGTACAAGAATCGCCAGAATGGGCGGTGAAGCTTCTCATGGAGGAGGCAGATCATCAGGTTCTGGCTCTAGATCCAGATCAAATTCAGGTTCAGATTCAGGAAGATCAGGATCCGGTAGAGGTTCAAGATCAGGATCCGGTAACAGCAGCTCCGGACGTGGTTCAAGCTCAGGAAATGGAACTTCAAGACGAGGTTTTGCATCCATGAGTAAAGCAGAACGTACAAGAATTGCCAGAATGGGAGGCCAGGCATCTCACGGTGGAGGCAGATCATCAGGTTCTGGGAGATCAGGCTTTGGAGGCAGACGTAATAATTCATAA
- a CDS encoding cbb3-type cytochrome c oxidase subunit II: MVLLNDHRILFGSALCLFVFLTLYIAVLPALDNQRINKPLPRQSKVLTKEERAGKMVYIENGCVACHTQQVRNVEMDNVFGKRPSIPADFAINRRTDFWRNTANLMGTQRAGPDLTNVGERQPSAEWHLIHLYQPRAAVEASIMPSYEFLFIERDYLQPGDVEVKIPEKFLKNKRKKIVATPKALQLVAYLKSLKQADFTDKSIVPAFLYKQQKKEGGNEQGGANLPDGAELFTTNCASCHQANGEGVPGAFPPLKGSPVVTGGDLELYVTIIMKGYDPRPEFATMPPVGMNANFTPEDVTAIMNHERTSWGNNAKKVTVEEVKVIMDKIK; this comes from the coding sequence ATGGTACTATTAAATGATCATAGAATATTATTTGGATCAGCTCTTTGCCTCTTTGTTTTCCTTACCCTATACATTGCAGTATTGCCTGCACTGGATAATCAGAGAATTAATAAACCGCTGCCAAGGCAATCAAAAGTATTGACGAAAGAGGAAAGAGCCGGGAAAATGGTATACATAGAAAATGGCTGTGTGGCATGTCACACCCAGCAAGTCAGGAATGTTGAAATGGATAATGTTTTTGGAAAGAGACCCAGTATTCCTGCTGATTTTGCGATTAACAGGAGAACAGATTTCTGGAGAAATACAGCCAATCTGATGGGAACACAAAGGGCAGGGCCGGATCTAACCAATGTCGGAGAACGGCAGCCCAGCGCCGAATGGCATCTGATCCATTTGTACCAGCCCCGTGCTGCTGTAGAAGCCTCTATAATGCCGTCCTATGAATTTCTTTTTATAGAAAGAGATTACCTGCAGCCCGGAGATGTAGAGGTGAAGATACCTGAAAAATTTTTGAAAAATAAAAGAAAAAAAATCGTAGCAACGCCTAAAGCCCTTCAGTTGGTTGCTTATTTAAAATCTTTAAAGCAGGCCGATTTTACAGATAAGTCAATTGTACCTGCATTTTTGTATAAGCAACAGAAAAAAGAAGGAGGGAATGAGCAGGGAGGCGCTAATCTTCCTGATGGCGCAGAGCTCTTTACCACAAATTGTGCATCCTGCCATCAGGCTAATGGAGAAGGGGTGCCCGGTGCATTTCCGCCACTGAAAGGCAGCCCCGTGGTGACAGGAGGAGATCTGGAGCTATATGTTACCATAATCATGAAAGGATACGATCCAAGACCGGAATTTGCAACAATGCCGCCGGTTGGAATGAATGCTAATTTTACCCCGGAAGATGTTACTGCCATTATGAACCATGAGAGAACTAGCTGGGGAAATAACGCTAAGAAAGTAACGGTTGAAGAAGTAAAAGTGATAATGGATAAGATTAAATAA
- a CDS encoding cbb3-type cytochrome c oxidase subunit I, with amino-acid sequence MAESSLFNQTGIQLTLLLMLIIIVAGLIVLVFKFLSVYSYILRRREYLEAQKKIKELSLSEIEEYQKREEELEFELPENELSGTLPSSDEKGMVRNINSVEEFRFFPSKRRTSSFLNYVSPQLTRLILLFMGTAIFWLLIGTSFGLYAGIKYVAPDIDHTSWLSFGRLRPAHTNAVFWGWASLAMVGLSYYVVTRVSNVENYNIKFGYVSLILMNVAVLSGTISLLAGINNGGGEYREYIWPIMGTFGIGVAFSTYNLFKPVAKRVVKEIYISNWYIIAGFMFIVIVIIVGYSPIWQDGVGETITQGYYMHQAIGMWFMMINLGLMYYFLPQQLNKPIYSYSLGALAFWTHILFYTLIGTHHFIFSAIPWRLQTTAIIASMGMLIPVAAGTTNFLLTFNNAWYQLKTSYTLPFYFMAIIFYFTGSFQGTVEAFRYTNLLWHFTDFTVSHSHLTMYGIITFMLWGFSYTLIPRLTGKEPPKLLVGIHFWFALLGLLMYVIALMIGGTQTGLMWMKKKPFIDGVINMFPFWLWRAIGGLFMWISHLIFAYNFYRMVRTKESFRIPRTPSEILAAKKQFRNTEFNS; translated from the coding sequence ATGGCAGAATCATCATTGTTTAATCAGACTGGTATTCAGCTCACCTTGCTTTTAATGTTAATCATTATTGTAGCAGGTTTAATTGTACTTGTCTTTAAGTTTTTATCTGTTTATTCCTATATTTTAAGGCGTAGAGAATATCTTGAAGCACAGAAAAAGATCAAAGAACTAAGTCTTTCAGAAATAGAGGAATATCAGAAAAGAGAAGAAGAACTGGAATTTGAGCTACCTGAGAATGAACTTTCCGGAACCTTGCCATCTTCTGATGAAAAAGGGATGGTCCGCAATATTAATTCGGTAGAAGAATTCAGGTTTTTTCCCAGCAAAAGAAGGACCTCCTCTTTTCTGAATTATGTATCACCCCAGCTCACCAGGCTTATTTTGTTATTTATGGGCACTGCCATATTCTGGCTCCTTATCGGGACGTCGTTCGGACTGTATGCAGGAATAAAGTATGTGGCACCAGACATAGATCATACAAGCTGGCTGAGCTTCGGAAGGCTGAGACCTGCCCATACCAATGCCGTATTCTGGGGATGGGCGTCTCTTGCTATGGTAGGATTATCCTATTATGTGGTTACAAGGGTAAGTAATGTAGAGAACTATAATATAAAATTCGGGTATGTCTCATTGATTCTTATGAATGTCGCTGTTCTTTCGGGAACCATATCTTTATTGGCGGGAATCAATAATGGAGGAGGAGAATATCGTGAATATATCTGGCCTATTATGGGAACTTTCGGAATAGGAGTAGCTTTTTCAACATACAATTTGTTTAAGCCCGTTGCCAAAAGAGTGGTGAAAGAGATTTATATCTCAAACTGGTACATTATTGCAGGCTTTATGTTTATTGTTATTGTAATTATAGTAGGATATTCACCTATTTGGCAGGACGGAGTCGGAGAAACCATTACCCAGGGTTACTATATGCATCAGGCAATAGGGATGTGGTTTATGATGATCAACCTGGGGCTCATGTATTATTTTCTTCCCCAGCAGCTCAATAAGCCTATTTATTCTTACAGTTTGGGAGCGTTGGCATTCTGGACCCATATCCTTTTTTATACCTTAATAGGAACCCATCATTTTATTTTCAGTGCTATCCCATGGAGGTTACAGACTACGGCTATTATTGCAAGTATGGGGATGCTTATTCCGGTAGCGGCAGGAACAACCAACTTTCTGCTGACTTTCAATAATGCCTGGTATCAGCTAAAGACAAGCTATACACTTCCTTTTTATTTCATGGCGATTATTTTTTATTTCACAGGCTCATTTCAGGGAACGGTAGAAGCGTTCAGGTATACCAACTTACTGTGGCATTTTACAGACTTTACCGTTTCCCATTCCCACCTCACAATGTACGGAATCATTACGTTTATGCTCTGGGGATTTTCTTATACTCTGATTCCCAGGCTTACAGGAAAAGAACCCCCGAAATTGCTGGTAGGGATACACTTTTGGTTTGCTCTGCTGGGGCTGTTGATGTATGTCATTGCCTTAATGATTGGTGGTACGCAAACCGGACTGATGTGGATGAAGAAAAAGCCTTTTATTGACGGAGTCATCAACATGTTTCCTTTCTGGTTATGGAGAGCTATCGGAGGGCTGTTTATGTGGATTTCGCATTTGATTTTTGCCTATAATTTTTACAGGATGGTAAGAACAAAGGAAAGCTTCAGGATTCCCCGGACGCCTTCCGAAATTCTGGCAGCAAAAAAACAGTTCAGAAATACAGAGTTCAATTCTTAA
- a CDS encoding DUF4280 domain-containing protein codes for MPQKITDTAQLSCNQGTAPSNLKVTSQNFSMAEEKYIATQQDKQVNINIRPFGQCRLKPASGGYLPCIPVPVAWEKTTEKDTINNYKILTEDSFCMCGTGGKIEVVDKGHGEKHEVQ; via the coding sequence ATGCCACAAAAAATCACAGATACCGCCCAATTATCCTGCAATCAAGGAACAGCACCTAGTAATTTAAAGGTTACCAGCCAGAACTTCTCCATGGCTGAAGAAAAATATATTGCTACACAGCAGGATAAACAGGTAAATATAAACATCAGACCATTTGGACAATGTAGATTAAAACCTGCTTCGGGCGGATATTTGCCGTGTATTCCTGTGCCAGTTGCCTGGGAAAAAACAACAGAAAAAGATACTATCAATAATTATAAAATCCTTACAGAAGATTCATTTTGTATGTGTGGAACAGGCGGTAAAATTGAAGTAGTGGACAAAGGGCATGGAGAAAAACATGAGGTACAATGA
- a CDS encoding Rne/Rng family ribonuclease yields MPTAIINKPKYEAELKVLVEIEEDIDKLEFDLSSINTSTDTFITIDKLTLQDKTKTAGLVNSADSTIKITCLKDLTADKEIKIYAYPKGSSVKTPAEQLTLRTLVGKIIILKNDATARKNQKFVLVGVTTNIKGTGNVTGRFSPSEQQRLQEGLHQCLITSELETGPILDLSADPKFQLITDAHGNKTYGDYIFKNTSGSLNHTDGNIYEDEKGASGKTPIFDYVKNLYISQNPQYTGYYTMFSFNENTYDSFYDPSTGSAGAVPGQVQDIKIKNVFLFNGIQGAARGSDTISHEGLHGLGLHHTHRDGTPIKEADRKFVYANGNSNPTNSTDNIMSYGQKVKKSTWKWQWDIVKSNV; encoded by the coding sequence ATGCCTACAGCAATAATTAATAAACCAAAATATGAAGCCGAGTTAAAGGTTTTGGTGGAAATAGAAGAAGATATAGATAAATTAGAATTTGATTTAAGTTCCATCAATACATCTACAGATACATTTATAACCATTGACAAATTAACTTTACAAGATAAAACTAAAACAGCAGGATTAGTTAATTCAGCAGATTCCACAATAAAAATAACTTGCCTGAAAGATTTGACGGCTGATAAGGAAATAAAAATCTATGCTTATCCCAAAGGGAGTAGTGTAAAAACACCTGCCGAACAGCTTACTCTAAGAACATTGGTAGGAAAAATCATAATTTTGAAAAATGATGCCACTGCAAGAAAGAATCAAAAATTTGTTTTGGTGGGCGTAACTACTAATATAAAAGGAACAGGCAATGTAACGGGAAGGTTTTCACCATCCGAACAACAAAGATTGCAGGAAGGATTACACCAATGTCTCATTACCAGCGAGCTGGAAACTGGTCCAATATTGGATTTAAGTGCAGACCCAAAATTCCAGCTTATAACTGATGCACATGGTAATAAAACGTATGGAGATTATATTTTCAAAAATACTTCAGGCAGTCTAAATCATACAGATGGTAATATTTATGAGGATGAAAAAGGAGCTTCTGGTAAAACTCCTATTTTTGATTATGTAAAAAACTTATATATCAGCCAAAATCCTCAATACACGGGTTATTATACTATGTTTAGCTTTAATGAAAACACTTATGATAGCTTTTATGACCCTTCAACAGGTTCAGCAGGAGCAGTTCCTGGACAAGTTCAGGATATAAAAATAAAAAATGTATTTTTATTTAACGGTATACAAGGTGCAGCAAGAGGTAGTGATACTATTTCTCATGAAGGATTACATGGATTAGGTTTGCACCACACCCATAGAGACGGAACTCCAATAAAAGAAGCTGACAGAAAATTTGTGTATGCAAATGGAAATAGTAACCCAACAAACTCCACAGATAATATTATGAGTTATGGTCAGAAAGTGAAAAAGTCTACGTGGAAATGGCAATGGGATATTGTAAAAAGTAATGTATAA